TGCTCTCTGCATGGAAAACAACATGCCCATCTTCGTTTTCAAGATGGAAAAGGGCAACCTCACGCGCGCTGCCATCAATGGCGACCTCGGCACGCTCGTCCACTGCTAATAAAAGTCGCTTACGCGAAAAAACGAAACCCTCGCATTTTTGCGAGGGTCGTTTTGTTTTATTCTAGAGTCATCTTCGCGGCTTCGGTCGCGTGGATGATGGTTGTGTCGTAGGTGGGGAGCACGCTATCTTTTGCGCTGATGAGCATGCCGATTTCGGTACAGCCGAGAATCACGCCTTCGGCGCCGCGGTTCTTCATTTCTGTAATGATTCTCTGGTATTCCTTGCGGGATGAATCAAGAATTTTGCCGAGGCAGAGCTCGTTGAAAATGACATCGTTTACGAGTTCGATGTCTTGGGCGTCAGGCGTCATGACTTCGAGACCGGCTTCTATGAGACGGTTCTTGATGAAGTCTTGCGTCATCGTGAATTTGGTGCCGAGGAGGGCAACTTTCTTGATGTTGTCGCGTTTGATGCAGTTGGCGGTCGCATCGGCAATATGCAAAATCGGGATGCGGATTTCTTTTTCGATTTGCGGGACGAGCTTGTGCATGGTGTTGGTCGCGATGACGATAAGGTCGGCGCCGGCGATTTCGAGGCGTTTGGCCGCATCCGAAAGAATCTTGGCGTTTCCGTCCCAGTTTCCGCTGGACATATTTGCTTCGAGTTCGGCAAAGTCCACATTGTACATCATGATTTTTGCGCTGTGGAATCCGCCGAGCGCTTTTGCAACTTCTGCATTTGATCGATACTGTAATAGCGGTACCCCGTCAAGTTGTCCACATCGTGAGGCAATAGCAGACCTTTCTGTTCGTAGTGACGCAAAGTCTTTACAGTAACTTGCATCAACTGCGAGAACTCTCCGATTTTAAGTTTGGTTTTGTAGTTTGTCATCGTACGATTTTGGTTTAGATTCGAATCTGCTTAAAATATAAGGTCTGCTCTAAGGGACGAGTCAAGGGGTTTTGTTGAAAAAATTTGCCTCCAGTTTCATTACTCTTACGGGTCGGTCGGAACCTACCGCAAGGCTTGCACATAAAGTTTCTTTGCCGGTGTCGGCGAATCCGCATTTTTCCATCGCGCGGCCCGACGATGGATTGTCGAGAAAGTAATCGCCCCAAAGTGCGGTAAAGCCTTTCACGCGGATGCAGTAGTCTATCATCAACTTCAATGCA
This genomic stretch from Fibrobacter sp. UWB16 harbors:
- a CDS encoding aspartate/glutamate racemase family protein, with the protein product MMYNVDFAELEANMSSGNWDGNAKILSDAAKRLEIAGADLIVIATNTMHKLVPQIEKEIRIPILHIADATANCIKRDNIKKVALLGTKFTMTQDFIKNRLIEAGLEVMTPDAQDIELVNDVIFNELCLGKILDSSRKEYQRIITEMKNRGAEGVILGCTEIGMLISAKDSVLPTYDTTIIHATEAAKMTLE
- a CDS encoding MerR family DNA-binding transcriptional regulator; protein product: MTNYKTKLKIGEFSQLMQVTVKTLRHYEQKGLLLPHDVDNLTGYRYYSIDQMQKLQKRSADSTAQKS